In Pedobacter sp. SL55, the following proteins share a genomic window:
- a CDS encoding InlB B-repeat-containing protein, protein MNRKFTLLICSLLFFLQQSWAQEKLLYATEFNGASTNAQSNWTAVAASATEQTVTKTTDFSNESLTFKFLQVAVNPTGADATRFKYAPTAADAGGVQVTAGWAQAQKVVGSYIELSPLNSITKVVFTHGATGSSRGYKLWKKVGAGAWTEISTAFANPSSGQQVTVNINETNVALKFTNLNDAQNAYLFDLKIYGNYTSTTTQYPLTTTLSDAAAGTIARSPYATDYDTGTAVSLTATANFGYRFVKWVDAANGDADLSTANPYLVTMDAAKSIKAVFEAKNTYTFTVTKEGSTWGEVNLSPAPVNGKYEEGTEVTMTIVPNAVTSFSKWEDNTNATQRVVTVNANKAFTATFDEIPFIVGWNFKDQNTKTAKTADYYAESTNTGTISTFEPNGTAVNWLSNAGAFSPSYPNIRFWTAGANFATTRRYLQAQFSTTGFTNIQVKSMVSANYQAYKVMTLQYSTDGTNFTEAARVDITDAYNTVWKDLNVTLPPAAENQTRLYLRWVADATSGLLGNSTDNDGSAFTNIYVYADKEVINDSTAPLLVSTTPSSGSSTATVSGSVVAYF, encoded by the coding sequence ATGAATAGAAAATTTACCTTACTAATTTGTAGTCTGCTGTTTTTTTTACAGCAAAGCTGGGCGCAAGAAAAGCTGCTTTACGCTACAGAGTTTAATGGCGCAAGTACCAACGCCCAAAGCAATTGGACTGCTGTAGCTGCTTCGGCAACGGAGCAAACAGTTACCAAAACCACCGATTTCTCTAACGAAAGTTTAACCTTTAAATTTCTGCAAGTAGCGGTAAATCCAACTGGCGCAGATGCCACAAGGTTTAAATATGCTCCCACAGCGGCTGATGCAGGTGGCGTACAGGTAACAGCAGGTTGGGCGCAAGCGCAAAAAGTGGTTGGTTCTTACATCGAGCTATCTCCCTTAAACTCTATAACTAAAGTGGTTTTTACACATGGCGCAACGGGGAGTAGCAGAGGCTACAAACTTTGGAAAAAAGTTGGAGCGGGAGCATGGACAGAAATATCAACTGCATTTGCTAATCCAAGCTCTGGGCAGCAGGTTACAGTTAACATTAACGAAACTAATGTAGCATTAAAGTTTACCAATTTAAACGATGCCCAAAATGCCTACCTCTTTGATTTGAAAATTTACGGAAACTATACTTCTACAACTACACAATATCCATTAACTACCACATTAAGTGATGCGGCTGCCGGAACAATTGCTCGTAGCCCTTACGCAACAGACTATGATACAGGTACAGCAGTAAGTTTAACTGCAACGGCAAACTTCGGCTATCGTTTTGTAAAATGGGTTGATGCCGCCAATGGCGATGCAGATTTATCGACGGCAAACCCATATTTGGTAACCATGGATGCTGCAAAATCTATTAAAGCAGTATTTGAAGCTAAGAACACCTACACTTTTACCGTTACTAAAGAAGGCTCTACTTGGGGCGAGGTAAATTTAAGCCCCGCACCGGTAAATGGTAAGTACGAAGAAGGAACAGAGGTTACCATGACCATCGTTCCAAACGCAGTAACCTCGTTTAGCAAATGGGAAGACAACACCAACGCCACCCAACGTGTGGTTACAGTAAACGCCAATAAAGCCTTTACCGCTACTTTTGACGAAATTCCTTTTATCGTAGGTTGGAACTTTAAAGATCAAAATACTAAAACTGCAAAAACGGCAGATTACTACGCAGAAAGTACCAACACCGGAACAATTTCAACTTTTGAACCCAATGGAACAGCCGTTAACTGGCTATCCAATGCTGGTGCTTTCTCGCCATCTTATCCAAACATCAGGTTTTGGACAGCAGGAGCAAATTTCGCTACTACCCGCCGTTATTTACAAGCGCAGTTTTCTACCACTGGTTTTACCAATATCCAAGTAAAATCTATGGTTAGTGCCAATTATCAGGCTTATAAAGTAATGACTTTGCAGTACTCAACCGATGGCACTAACTTTACAGAAGCAGCTAGGGTTGATATTACCGATGCGTACAATACCGTTTGGAAAGATTTGAACGTTACGCTTCCGCCAGCGGCAGAAAACCAGACCCGTTTATACCTGCGTTGGGTGGCCGATGCTACCAGTGGTTTATTGGGCAACAGCACCGATAATGATGGCAGCGCTTTTACCAATATCTATGTGTATGCAGACAAGGAAGTAATTAACGATAGCACTGCGCCACTATTGGTTTCTACCACGCCAAGCAGTGGCTCTAGCACTGCAACGGTTAGCGGTTCGGTAGTAGCTTACTTTTAA
- a CDS encoding TlpA disulfide reductase family protein, producing the protein MKKLILYIALLMPALALAQNNTFLIKAKLAGKEELLSASLVYLNPAYHSEEVEIKNGSFEFAGKIEDPLRASISVDRKIQGKRKTEIYWIYLEPGTILLESATDLLADAKITGSKLNLDFKKLEAALKPLEENKKKLDAKLRKMPDADRKNEAIIAEIDKGKEAIDEQIAVVYYEFYKKNPDSYLSIEALNKYVGKIFDYRTTAPLFDKLSARVKATKAGKEMAEQMANLKKTDIGTIAPDFTQLDIAGKPVKLSDYKGKYVLVDFWASWCGPCRAENPNVLKAYNNYHSKGLEILGVSLDIEAFRQAWIKAVEVDQLPWKQVSDLKLPNEAGKIYGINAIPQNVLVGPDGKVVAKNLMGDGLHSKLAEIFDKKS; encoded by the coding sequence ATGAAAAAACTGATTTTATATATCGCTTTGCTAATGCCTGCTTTGGCTTTGGCACAAAACAATACTTTTTTGATAAAAGCTAAATTGGCAGGAAAAGAAGAGCTGCTTAGTGCTAGTTTAGTGTACTTAAACCCAGCTTATCACAGCGAGGAAGTAGAAATTAAAAACGGTAGCTTCGAATTTGCCGGAAAAATAGAAGATCCACTTAGGGCTTCTATTAGTGTAGACCGAAAAATACAAGGGAAAAGAAAAACGGAAATTTACTGGATTTACCTAGAGCCTGGAACCATTTTGTTAGAGAGTGCTACAGACCTGCTTGCTGATGCCAAAATAACTGGCTCGAAGCTTAACCTAGATTTTAAAAAACTGGAAGCTGCATTGAAACCACTAGAGGAAAATAAAAAGAAATTGGATGCGAAACTTCGTAAGATGCCCGATGCTGACCGTAAAAATGAAGCAATAATAGCCGAGATAGATAAGGGCAAAGAAGCCATAGATGAACAAATAGCAGTCGTTTATTACGAGTTTTATAAGAAAAATCCAGATAGCTATTTAAGTATTGAGGCTTTGAACAAGTATGTAGGTAAAATATTCGACTATAGAACTACTGCACCATTGTTTGATAAGCTTTCGGCTCGAGTTAAAGCTACCAAAGCAGGAAAAGAAATGGCAGAGCAGATGGCAAACTTGAAAAAAACAGATATTGGAACCATTGCGCCAGATTTTACACAGTTAGACATTGCAGGAAAACCAGTTAAACTTTCTGATTATAAAGGTAAATATGTATTGGTAGATTTTTGGGCATCGTGGTGCGGCCCTTGTAGAGCAGAAAATCCGAATGTATTAAAAGCTTATAACAATTATCATTCAAAAGGATTAGAAATATTAGGCGTGTCTTTAGATATTGAAGCTTTTAGACAAGCATGGATAAAGGCCGTAGAGGTAGATCAATTGCCTTGGAAACAGGTTTCGGACCTTAAGTTGCCAAATGAAGCAGGTAAGATTTATGGCATTAATGCTATCCCTCAAAATGTATTGGTAGGGCCCGATGGAAAAGTTGTTGCCAAAAACTTAATGGGCGATGGACTTCACTCCAAGTTGGCCGAAATTTTCGATAAAAAATCATAA
- a CDS encoding T9SS type A sorting domain-containing protein, with protein MNLLLRISFALSFIVCFVFYSNAQLAAFPSAQGFGKFAKLGRGGKVYTVTNLNDAGAGSFREAFNAYPGEPLTIVFAVGGTIELQSQIKVNRSNFTIAGQTAPGDGICLKGNSFIINGARAANLGGNHGNIIIRYLRSRPGSTLSTGVYGFDLENCHNVIVDHCSFSWANEECAAMYDMENITVQYSIASEGLFNAGHAKGNRGYGGVWGGQYVSYHHNLFAHLNARSTRFNGARAHDVNALVDYRNNVIYNAGTRNAAAGGAVNIDNSFSRINLVNNYYKPGPATPSDYLFIEADYEPAEAKGVGEFHLSGNVMHGNSAKTADNWTAVSFDKIPSASQSAAKSLVPFAVAQPIAVQSANDAYLEVLKNAGANLPIRDAVDKRVVSETATGTAYSVGITSGKRGIIDLPSEVGGWPTYNTATAPIDTDGDGMPDTWEQANGLNPIDAADGNLTNADGYTMLEVYLNSLTASINQSYELMGFAATLNASSTTTATLNWVVNNDTDLQSFVLERSADNQNFNAITTVASLSSNNLNSYSFTDNNPLGFTSYYRLKLVATNNQVSYSDVAVLNNPIAQAYWTEPFTNTTVTTIAKPATIQNSVQDNGTWILYGAQREEKTVSDVDANNQWTNGVANPSLKILNRNTATTTDYTLTEDPYVITPVFGQGISKITFHENQRASIGANSIKIYTSTDGGQTWNATPISSAAKSSKFDLITVNITGANINRLKITKPATVTMNIDNLTIYGPVGVTLPLDFVSFSVTLQKELTHKAVLQWRTTNEVNTASFEIERSTNGNDFIKIGVLAAANKAGTQPYDFEDARPLAGVNYYRLKQIDLDGKYKFSEVKSVNNKLDGQLAIYPNPVLGNVTVNHPEASAGTTISVYDISGRKIAQANVNKGALQTNIALAHLPQGLYLLKYQSATQATTQKILKK; from the coding sequence ATGAATTTATTGCTACGTATCAGCTTTGCGTTATCATTTATTGTATGCTTTGTTTTTTACTCCAATGCCCAACTGGCCGCATTTCCAAGTGCGCAAGGTTTTGGCAAATTTGCTAAATTGGGTAGAGGCGGTAAAGTATATACGGTTACCAACTTAAATGACGCTGGTGCGGGCAGTTTTCGTGAGGCTTTTAATGCTTATCCGGGAGAGCCTCTAACCATCGTTTTTGCCGTTGGTGGAACTATCGAGTTGCAATCGCAAATAAAAGTAAACAGATCTAACTTTACCATTGCTGGCCAAACTGCACCTGGCGATGGCATTTGCTTAAAAGGAAATTCTTTCATCATTAACGGCGCTAGAGCAGCTAACTTGGGTGGCAATCATGGCAATATCATCATCCGTTATTTGCGTTCTAGGCCAGGCAGTACGCTGTCTACAGGTGTTTATGGTTTCGATTTAGAAAATTGCCATAATGTAATTGTAGATCACTGCTCGTTTAGCTGGGCCAACGAAGAATGTGCCGCTATGTACGATATGGAAAACATAACAGTGCAATACAGCATCGCTAGCGAAGGCTTGTTTAATGCAGGGCACGCCAAAGGAAATAGAGGTTACGGCGGTGTTTGGGGCGGGCAATATGTATCTTATCATCACAACCTTTTTGCGCACTTAAATGCCCGTTCTACCAGATTTAACGGTGCAAGAGCGCATGATGTGAACGCACTGGTTGATTACCGAAATAACGTAATTTACAACGCAGGCACTAGAAATGCTGCTGCAGGTGGAGCGGTAAATATTGATAATAGCTTTTCTCGTATCAATCTGGTAAATAACTATTACAAACCTGGGCCAGCCACACCATCAGATTATCTTTTTATTGAAGCCGATTATGAACCAGCCGAAGCAAAAGGTGTAGGCGAGTTTCATTTGAGTGGCAATGTAATGCATGGCAACAGTGCAAAAACTGCCGACAATTGGACTGCCGTAAGTTTCGATAAAATACCAAGTGCTTCGCAAAGTGCCGCCAAATCATTAGTGCCGTTTGCAGTTGCACAACCTATTGCTGTGCAAAGTGCTAACGACGCTTACTTAGAAGTATTAAAAAATGCTGGTGCCAATTTACCAATTAGGGATGCGGTGGATAAACGGGTAGTTAGCGAAACCGCTACGGGGACAGCTTATAGCGTAGGCATAACTTCTGGCAAGAGGGGCATTATAGATTTACCTTCGGAAGTTGGCGGTTGGCCTACCTACAATACGGCAACCGCACCGATAGATACCGACGGAGATGGAATGCCCGATACTTGGGAGCAAGCCAATGGCTTAAATCCAATTGACGCTGCTGATGGTAATTTAACCAATGCAGATGGTTATACCATGCTAGAGGTTTATCTTAACAGCCTTACTGCATCAATAAACCAAAGCTACGAGCTAATGGGTTTTGCCGCAACTTTAAACGCAAGCAGTACAACCACCGCAACTCTAAATTGGGTGGTAAACAATGATACCGATTTGCAAAGTTTTGTATTGGAGCGCAGCGCCGATAATCAAAATTTTAATGCAATTACCACGGTAGCCAGCCTAAGTAGCAACAATTTAAACAGCTACAGTTTTACAGATAATAATCCATTGGGTTTCACTTCGTATTACAGATTAAAATTAGTAGCAACTAACAACCAAGTAAGCTATAGCGATGTGGCGGTGTTAAACAACCCTATTGCGCAAGCGTATTGGACCGAGCCTTTTACCAACACCACCGTAACCACCATAGCTAAACCCGCTACCATACAAAACTCTGTTCAAGATAATGGCACTTGGATTTTGTACGGTGCACAAAGAGAAGAAAAAACAGTGTCTGATGTGGATGCTAACAACCAATGGACAAATGGTGTTGCTAATCCGAGCTTAAAAATATTAAACAGAAATACTGCTACAACTACAGATTATACTTTGACCGAAGATCCTTATGTAATTACGCCAGTGTTTGGTCAGGGCATTTCTAAGATTACTTTCCACGAAAACCAACGAGCTAGTATTGGCGCTAACAGCATCAAAATCTATACTTCTACAGATGGCGGACAAACGTGGAATGCAACACCTATTTCTAGTGCTGCTAAGTCTTCGAAATTCGATCTAATTACTGTAAATATTACGGGAGCCAATATCAATCGCCTAAAAATTACCAAGCCTGCTACCGTAACCATGAATATAGATAACCTAACCATTTACGGCCCTGTTGGTGTAACGCTACCGCTTGATTTTGTTTCTTTTTCGGTAACGCTTCAAAAAGAGCTAACGCACAAAGCGGTATTGCAATGGAGAACAACAAACGAAGTAAATACAGCTTCTTTTGAAATAGAGCGCAGCACCAATGGCAACGATTTTATTAAAATAGGTGTGCTTGCGGCAGCTAATAAAGCAGGTACTCAGCCCTACGATTTTGAAGATGCTAGACCTCTAGCGGGAGTAAACTATTACCGCCTAAAGCAAATTGATTTAGATGGAAAGTATAAGTTTAGTGAGGTAAAATCGGTTAACAATAAGCTAGATGGGCAACTTGCCATATACCCTAACCCGGTGCTCGGCAATGTTACTGTAAACCATCCCGAAGCATCTGCCGGCACCACAATAAGTGTTTACGATATTTCGGGCCGTAAGATAGCGCAAGCCAATGTAAATAAAGGAGCGCTGCAAACCAATATCGCTTTGGCGCATTTGCCACAAGGCTTATATCTTTTGAAGTATCAAAGTGCTACCCAAGCAACTACTCAAAAAATTTTAAAGAAATAA
- a CDS encoding peroxiredoxin family protein, which produces MKKLLIAVMLWLPTLAMAQSNTYTLKVKLAKNNNLTTAQLSYPETPSQVVELKDSIFEFKGTLQDPILGFLTVNRKVDGKRKSESVWIYVEKGNNLLESPSDSLAHAKMKASLLNERYDQLKAALKPIERRKKIFESKLKALTDGKPSDEFLDAQIAKAKESLEAEMTKVYYQAYQENLDNFLGIEALNKYVGLVVDYRATVPLFNKLTPQIRATNAGKNMADYLALLSKTDIGKKAIDFSQPDANGKQIKLSDYAGKYVLVDFWASWCKPCRAENPNLLKAYNKYHPKGFEVLGVSLDIEAFKTAWLQAVEVDQLPWKQVSDLKMPNEAGKIYGINAIPQNILVGPDGKVVAKNLMGDALHIELAKIFDKKS; this is translated from the coding sequence ATGAAAAAACTACTTATCGCTGTCATGCTTTGGTTACCAACTTTAGCTATGGCGCAGAGCAATACTTATACCTTAAAGGTAAAGCTTGCCAAAAATAACAATCTTACCACCGCTCAACTTTCCTATCCAGAAACGCCCTCGCAAGTTGTGGAGCTTAAGGATAGTATTTTTGAATTTAAAGGTACACTACAAGATCCTATACTTGGCTTCCTTACCGTCAACAGAAAAGTAGATGGAAAGAGAAAATCCGAGTCGGTTTGGATATACGTAGAAAAAGGCAACAATCTATTAGAAAGTCCCAGCGACTCTCTGGCCCATGCAAAAATGAAAGCTTCGTTACTTAATGAACGATATGACCAGTTAAAGGCTGCGCTAAAACCAATTGAGCGCAGGAAAAAGATTTTTGAAAGCAAGCTGAAAGCATTGACTGATGGTAAGCCTAGCGATGAGTTTTTGGATGCACAAATTGCCAAGGCCAAAGAAAGTTTAGAAGCCGAAATGACCAAGGTTTACTATCAAGCCTATCAAGAAAATTTAGATAATTTTTTGGGGATAGAGGCACTAAATAAATATGTAGGCCTTGTGGTAGACTATCGTGCCACAGTACCTTTGTTCAATAAGCTTACGCCACAAATAAGAGCAACGAATGCCGGTAAAAATATGGCAGATTATTTGGCCTTGCTTAGTAAAACAGATATTGGCAAAAAAGCAATTGATTTTAGCCAGCCAGATGCTAACGGAAAGCAGATAAAACTTTCTGATTATGCAGGGAAATACGTTCTGGTAGATTTTTGGGCCTCTTGGTGCAAACCTTGCAGAGCCGAAAATCCAAACCTTTTAAAAGCGTATAACAAATATCATCCTAAGGGATTTGAGGTTTTAGGCGTTTCTTTAGACATCGAGGCATTTAAAACAGCCTGGCTGCAAGCAGTAGAGGTAGATCAATTACCTTGGAAACAGGTTTCGGACCTTAAAATGCCGAATGAAGCAGGTAAGATTTATGGAATTAATGCTATTCCACAAAATATATTGGTAGGGCCAGACGGAAAAGTAGTAGCCAAAAATTTAATGGGCGATGCTTTGCATATCGAGTTGGCGAAAATTTTCGATAAAAAGTCATGA
- a CDS encoding SusC/RagA family TonB-linked outer membrane protein, with translation MKLTTLLIFAVLFQVSAASNAQITIVNKHITLERVFKEIQKQSGYDFFYNNDLIRNLPAVSLNLKNASVADVLDASLNGLPFQYKVVENSVVITTKPNTIIIQKQQRKVEITISDEYNKPIPGVSVVSKNKKVVLGMTNKDGKFMADADEGDVLIFRFLGYAIKSVTVGKSQSIDVQLDPTDSSLGEVQISTGYQYIKPEQSTGSVTVMNNKQYDSRINTTDFLTALQSRIPGLLINNDVEFEGNSLFQIRGISTINGNKQPLIVIDGFPTELTLASINPNEIESVTVLRDAAAATVYGVRASNGVIVIERKKAKLGKPNVGYRATLSLTPKENYERYRWDPDGANTLIEHSKELYKGIGSTAYSFMVLPTLGSLFTYPETYAIMARNFAGIITNEEANNQFDALRSYNNAGDYADLFLRTAATQVHNIDVSGGTDNAQYFITARYNNSAANKIKNGSNLFELSARTNLKLSKRLSVELNTNFQDSESFWSACTRYHYILSLRKIC, from the coding sequence ATGAAGCTAACCACTTTATTGATTTTTGCAGTGCTGTTCCAAGTAAGTGCAGCGTCAAATGCTCAAATCACTATTGTAAATAAACACATTACACTTGAGCGTGTTTTCAAGGAAATTCAAAAGCAGTCTGGCTACGATTTCTTTTATAACAACGATCTCATTAGAAACCTGCCTGCAGTTTCGTTAAACCTAAAAAATGCAAGCGTAGCTGATGTGCTAGATGCGAGTTTAAACGGCCTGCCTTTTCAGTATAAAGTGGTAGAAAACTCTGTAGTAATTACCACAAAGCCTAATACCATAATTATACAAAAACAACAGCGCAAGGTAGAAATTACGATTAGTGATGAATATAATAAGCCAATTCCGGGTGTTTCGGTCGTTTCCAAAAACAAAAAGGTAGTACTTGGCATGACTAACAAAGACGGTAAGTTTATGGCTGATGCCGATGAGGGCGATGTGTTAATTTTTCGCTTTTTAGGTTATGCCATTAAAAGTGTTACCGTTGGTAAATCTCAGTCGATAGATGTACAGCTAGATCCAACTGATAGTAGCCTCGGCGAAGTGCAAATATCTACAGGTTACCAATATATTAAGCCAGAGCAAAGTACGGGTAGTGTAACGGTAATGAACAACAAACAATACGATAGCCGAATTAACACTACCGATTTTTTAACTGCGCTGCAAAGCAGAATTCCAGGGTTGTTAATCAATAACGATGTGGAGTTTGAAGGGAATAGTTTATTCCAAATCAGAGGTATCTCTACCATTAACGGTAATAAACAACCACTTATCGTTATTGATGGTTTCCCCACAGAGTTAACGCTGGCCAGCATCAACCCTAACGAAATAGAATCGGTAACGGTGCTTAGAGATGCCGCCGCCGCTACAGTATATGGTGTACGGGCATCAAATGGCGTAATAGTTATTGAACGTAAAAAAGCAAAATTGGGCAAACCTAACGTAGGTTACCGTGCTACTTTGAGCCTAACGCCTAAAGAAAATTACGAACGTTACCGCTGGGATCCAGATGGCGCCAATACTTTAATAGAACACTCAAAGGAATTGTATAAAGGTATAGGGTCAACTGCATACTCTTTTATGGTTTTGCCTACTTTAGGCAGTTTGTTTACTTACCCTGAGACTTATGCTATTATGGCTCGCAATTTTGCAGGCATAATTACAAACGAAGAAGCAAACAATCAGTTCGATGCACTTAGAAGCTACAATAATGCTGGCGACTACGCTGATTTGTTTTTGCGGACTGCTGCTACACAAGTGCATAACATAGACGTTTCTGGAGGTACCGACAATGCCCAATATTTTATCACGGCCAGATATAACAATAGTGCCGCCAATAAAATAAAAAATGGCAGCAATCTTTTCGAACTTTCTGCTAGAACAAACTTAAAACTATCCAAACGCCTCTCGGTAGAGTTAAATACAAACTTTCAAGATTCTGAAAGCTTTTGGAGCGCCTGTACCAGATATCACTACATTTTATCCTTACGAAAGATTTGCTGA
- a CDS encoding thioredoxin family protein: protein MKNFRLVMLLILNSVAALAATAEGINFENGTWKEITAKAKKENKLIFIDCYTSWCGPCKRLSAEIFPLKTVGDLFNKNFISYKVDMEKGEGIALQKKFHVGAFPTLLWVNAEGEVVHRALGFMEANALLAEAEKAFNGGSSLTELEVRYQKDPNNVEYVKAFLQSLVKTADVRAREVTEKYLLLIPKEQYLDADVFELMTKNQPDPFSTAGQYFFEHRSAFEAKFKKTRTDVFAINIYNKYAKWLLEQVKNGKEFDEKSFQKLITLMENQQFEKRHFLADDLKVSALAYQKKWSVYASTINLLLTEDRYQNISSGVLDRWINPVLENDCKEVQVLKSAVAWTILSFKNNTTFSMDRFSKNLVTRIKLLEKIPNSMAALLQAKTELAILQELAIKQEKFAADKAKTIKMIEAMSSKK, encoded by the coding sequence ATGAAAAATTTTAGGTTAGTAATGCTCCTCATTTTAAATTCCGTAGCTGCTTTGGCGGCTACGGCAGAGGGGATAAATTTTGAAAATGGTACTTGGAAAGAAATCACTGCCAAGGCAAAAAAAGAAAATAAGCTCATCTTCATAGACTGTTACACTTCGTGGTGCGGGCCTTGCAAGCGCTTATCAGCAGAAATATTTCCTTTAAAAACAGTTGGCGATTTGTTCAATAAGAACTTTATCAGTTACAAAGTTGATATGGAAAAAGGAGAAGGAATTGCTTTGCAAAAGAAATTTCATGTAGGTGCTTTTCCAACCTTATTATGGGTAAATGCAGAGGGCGAGGTAGTACATAGAGCGTTAGGATTTATGGAGGCAAACGCTTTATTGGCCGAAGCCGAAAAAGCATTCAATGGCGGCAGCTCCTTAACAGAATTAGAGGTTCGTTATCAAAAAGATCCAAACAACGTTGAGTATGTGAAAGCATTTCTTCAATCTTTAGTAAAAACAGCAGATGTAAGAGCTAGGGAGGTAACGGAAAAATACTTGTTGCTTATCCCTAAAGAACAATATCTAGATGCTGATGTTTTTGAGCTGATGACTAAAAACCAACCAGATCCATTTTCTACTGCAGGGCAATATTTTTTTGAACATAGAAGTGCTTTTGAGGCAAAGTTTAAAAAAACTCGAACGGATGTATTTGCCATAAATATCTACAATAAATATGCAAAATGGTTACTAGAGCAAGTTAAAAATGGGAAAGAGTTCGATGAAAAGTCTTTTCAAAAATTAATAACGTTAATGGAAAACCAGCAGTTTGAAAAAAGACATTTTCTAGCCGATGATTTAAAAGTTAGTGCATTAGCGTATCAAAAAAAGTGGAGCGTTTATGCTTCAACCATTAATTTGCTTTTAACAGAAGATCGTTATCAAAACATATCTTCTGGTGTGTTAGATAGATGGATTAACCCAGTTTTAGAAAATGATTGCAAAGAGGTGCAAGTACTTAAAAGTGCGGTTGCTTGGACCATACTTTCTTTCAAAAACAACACTACCTTTAGCATGGATCGTTTCTCTAAAAATCTAGTAACAAGAATTAAATTGTTAGAGAAAATTCCTAACAGTATGGCTGCTTTATTGCAAGCTAAAACAGAATTAGCTATTTTACAAGAGTTAGCCATTAAACAAGAAAAATTTGCTGCCGATAAAGCCAAAACAATTAAAATGATAGAAGCAATGTCGAGTAAAAAATAA
- a CDS encoding RagB/SusD family nutrient uptake outer membrane protein — translation MKKYIYTFLISTLFLISCDKYLDVKPKGVRLLETIRDYDEWLNNMDLETSTSPLLNWLDDRKDLPTLVAATAATGVNERIYSWQAQAIETVPGTAPIWSTLYKTIYLYNTVIIDVEKAKDGTEQQKQRLKAEALLGRAFEYLYLVNLYGKVYNPATAGKDLAVPFVTSVDVTDEVPNRSTVQEIYDHIINDITAALPYLPADNNSNRFRGSVAAAHGVLAKTYLYMGNYPKAAQEAQLALNTGPNMILDYTTIANAAAIPHLIKRSDAIYARIGGSSYISTEIPTQAFLKTFNTKDLRLKFFYSPITDLTFATRGRTIFRHSGVVAGSGSPNWGIAVAEMHLIIAEAAVRNNEFTKACDELDILRKRRFLAADYVKFTSTDKETVFNKVFEERGFELAFVGMRWFDMRRLDAEGRMPAVSRYLGNGQLLATLEPNSPRYTLQIPKQVMFYNPTWEQNP, via the coding sequence ATGAAAAAATACATATACACCTTTCTGATATCAACCTTGTTCTTGATATCGTGTGATAAGTATCTTGATGTGAAACCTAAAGGTGTACGCCTGTTAGAAACTATACGCGACTATGACGAGTGGTTAAATAATATGGATTTAGAAACTTCTACATCGCCGCTGTTAAACTGGTTAGATGATAGAAAAGACTTGCCAACGCTTGTTGCTGCTACAGCTGCAACTGGTGTAAACGAACGAATTTATTCTTGGCAGGCTCAAGCCATAGAAACGGTGCCAGGTACTGCACCTATATGGTCAACATTGTATAAAACCATTTACCTTTATAACACGGTTATTATTGATGTAGAAAAAGCAAAAGACGGTACAGAGCAGCAGAAGCAACGCTTAAAAGCAGAAGCTTTGTTGGGTAGAGCTTTCGAATACCTGTATCTGGTAAATTTATACGGAAAAGTATACAACCCGGCAACCGCTGGTAAAGATTTAGCTGTACCATTTGTAACCTCTGTTGATGTAACCGATGAAGTGCCCAACAGGAGTACCGTACAGGAAATTTACGATCACATCATCAATGATATTACTGCTGCTTTACCATACTTGCCAGCAGATAATAATTCGAACCGTTTTAGAGGCTCGGTTGCTGCGGCTCACGGGGTTTTGGCAAAAACTTATCTGTACATGGGCAATTATCCAAAAGCGGCACAAGAGGCTCAGCTAGCTTTAAATACGGGGCCTAACATGATCCTAGATTACACCACTATTGCCAATGCCGCAGCTATTCCTCATTTAATTAAAAGATCTGATGCCATTTATGCAAGAATTGGTGGCTCAAGCTATATCAGTACAGAAATTCCAACGCAAGCTTTTCTAAAAACATTTAATACAAAAGATCTACGCCTCAAGTTTTTTTACTCGCCAATTACAGATTTAACCTTTGCTACTAGAGGTCGTACAATCTTTCGTCATTCTGGTGTGGTTGCAGGCTCGGGTTCTCCAAATTGGGGGATTGCCGTAGCAGAAATGCACTTGATTATTGCCGAAGCGGCAGTGCGAAATAATGAGTTTACTAAAGCTTGCGATGAGTTAGACATTTTACGCAAAAGACGCTTTTTGGCCGCAGATTATGTAAAATTTACATCTACAGATAAAGAAACGGTGTTTAACAAGGTGTTTGAAGAGAGAGGCTTTGAACTTGCTTTTGTTGGCATGAGATGGTTTGATATGAGAAGGCTAGATGCCGAAGGACGAATGCCCGCTGTAAGTAGGTATTTGGGCAATGGTCAATTGTTGGCCACCCTTGAGCCTAATAGCCCACGATATACCTTACAAATTCCAAAACAAGTAATGTTTTACAACCCAACTTGGGAGCAAAATCCATAA